One Gemmatimonadota bacterium DNA window includes the following coding sequences:
- a CDS encoding sugar ABC transporter substrate-binding protein — protein MTGSAKPRKLSRRDVLKIGGGALLGGGALLSAAVTGCGGGGDDGAGRTGQAGRTDRKTVRFMTAQTREKHRSLEPLIAEFMDIHPGIRIEHIKVPWDQAHSKYLTAILGGAPPDVMAIPSWWVTEFRAMGALEDLGPWVRDWPHLQGYSEQVKRLTRATMAFDGDQVFGLPTEVAVRSMFYRTEWLDEHGLAPAETREEWRALLEKITDPSRQRYGYALRGARGGFWSWWAIAQEFAGSNAWFDEDHRCIINSPDHVAGLSYWNDLYQDGLAPPDSLNWGFNELVQGFWSGLCGTMEQDPEVVRTCLEHGLDEDSLSITVMPAGPRARVALSDGGYTSMSSASPHKDEAWTFLGWLMAPEQRLRYCRDVNMIPPFADAMEDPAFGQGLYRSFVEMVTDPSILQNWYPNYLPEMGEFLEVRVTEEHQKMLLRRQSPRETLDRLADFMTRAQQKYVDRFGPDTPRPPA, from the coding sequence ATGACCGGATCAGCCAAACCCAGGAAACTGTCCCGCCGCGATGTCCTTAAAATCGGCGGCGGCGCCCTGCTCGGCGGCGGCGCTCTGCTCAGTGCCGCCGTGACCGGTTGCGGCGGAGGCGGTGACGACGGAGCGGGCCGAACCGGCCAGGCCGGCCGGACTGACCGGAAGACCGTGCGTTTCATGACGGCCCAGACGCGGGAGAAGCACCGGTCTCTGGAACCGCTCATCGCGGAGTTCATGGACATCCATCCAGGTATCCGGATCGAGCACATCAAGGTACCCTGGGACCAGGCCCATTCGAAATACCTCACCGCCATCCTGGGGGGCGCGCCGCCCGACGTCATGGCCATTCCCAGCTGGTGGGTGACCGAGTTCCGGGCCATGGGCGCCCTCGAGGACCTCGGACCCTGGGTGCGGGACTGGCCCCATCTCCAGGGCTATTCAGAACAGGTGAAAAGGCTGACCCGGGCGACCATGGCCTTCGACGGGGACCAGGTATTCGGCCTGCCCACGGAGGTGGCCGTCCGTTCCATGTTCTACCGCACCGAGTGGCTCGACGAACACGGCCTGGCGCCTGCGGAGACGCGCGAGGAGTGGCGCGCGCTGCTTGAAAAGATCACAGATCCCTCCCGCCAGCGTTACGGCTACGCGCTCCGTGGGGCCCGGGGCGGTTTCTGGTCGTGGTGGGCGATCGCCCAGGAATTCGCCGGGTCGAACGCCTGGTTCGACGAAGACCACCGGTGCATCATCAACAGTCCGGACCACGTGGCGGGCCTGTCCTACTGGAACGACCTCTATCAGGACGGCCTCGCCCCGCCCGACTCGCTGAACTGGGGTTTCAACGAACTGGTCCAGGGATTCTGGTCGGGGCTTTGCGGCACGATGGAGCAGGACCCCGAGGTCGTCCGGACCTGCCTGGAGCACGGCCTGGACGAAGACAGCCTCTCCATCACGGTCATGCCTGCCGGTCCCAGGGCCCGCGTGGCCCTGTCCGACGGGGGGTACACGTCCATGTCGTCGGCCTCTCCGCACAAGGATGAAGCATGGACGTTTCTCGGCTGGCTGATGGCGCCCGAACAGCGGCTCAGATATTGCAGGGACGTCAACATGATCCCGCCCTTCGCCGATGCGATGGAGGACCCCGCCTTCGGTCAGGGTCTCTACCGGTCCTTCGTGGAAATGGTCACGGATCCGTCCATCCTGCAGAACTGGTATCCCAACTACCTGCCGGAGATGGGGGAGTTTCTGGAGGTGCGGGTGACCGAGGAGCACCAGAAGATGCTGCTGCGAAGGCAGTCTCCCCGGGAGACGCTCGACCGGTTGGCCGACTTCATGACCCGGGCGCAGCAGAAGTACGTGGACCGGTTCGGCCCGGATACGCCGCGGCCGCCGGCATAG
- a CDS encoding alpha-N-arabinofuranosidase, translating to MRQTTLYAHTKFQIAPVDPRIFGGFLEHIGRAVYEGVFDPDCRHADEDGFRTDVMDAMKHQSMTVMRYPGGNFVSGYHWMDGVGPQKLRPTVRELAWQSIEPNAFGTDEFIRLCRKMDWQPMLTVNLGTGSPEEARNWVEYCNCPAGTNFADIRVGNGEEMPYDVALWCLGNEMDGHWQLGHVPADQYAIRAQQAAKMMKDADRRIELVACGSCSVDMFDTYMEWDRQVLDYLGDYADYISLHRYVGNPKDDTPDYLAVTNSIDRQIEEMDAVCRFVQAKRRSNKRTYLCFDEWNVWYKNRETDGEGKFAPHLVEEVYNLEDALVVAGFLNSFVRHADSVRIANIAQIVNVIAPLITRGDDLLVQSIYHPFTMYAGRQEGTSIRTFVDGAGYMSESYGRVNYIDAAMIQNDRKLHVFVTNRSTDTDVPLRIVLEDRPIESLVSAEILTGGQDPKATNSFEHPDLVGKQPYREIKVAGGRCQCFLPPLSFAAMTFELEKW from the coding sequence ATGCGACAGACGACACTATACGCGCACACGAAATTCCAGATCGCGCCGGTCGATCCGAGGATCTTCGGCGGATTCCTGGAGCATATCGGCAGGGCCGTCTACGAGGGCGTGTTCGACCCGGATTGCAGGCACGCGGACGAGGACGGGTTCCGCACGGACGTCATGGATGCGATGAAACATCAGTCCATGACCGTCATGCGGTATCCCGGCGGCAACTTCGTGTCCGGCTACCACTGGATGGACGGCGTGGGCCCGCAGAAGCTGCGTCCCACCGTGCGCGAGCTCGCCTGGCAGAGCATCGAGCCGAACGCTTTCGGTACCGACGAGTTCATCCGGCTGTGCCGTAAAATGGACTGGCAGCCCATGCTCACGGTCAACCTCGGCACGGGCTCGCCCGAGGAAGCCCGGAACTGGGTCGAGTACTGCAACTGTCCCGCGGGCACGAACTTCGCCGACATCCGGGTGGGCAACGGGGAGGAGATGCCCTACGACGTCGCCCTGTGGTGCCTGGGCAACGAGATGGACGGCCACTGGCAGCTCGGTCATGTGCCGGCGGACCAGTACGCGATCCGGGCCCAGCAGGCCGCGAAGATGATGAAGGACGCGGACCGGCGGATCGAACTGGTCGCCTGCGGTTCCTGCTCCGTGGACATGTTCGACACCTACATGGAATGGGACCGCCAGGTCCTCGACTACCTGGGAGATTACGCCGATTATATCAGCCTGCATCGTTACGTGGGCAACCCGAAGGACGATACGCCGGACTACCTGGCGGTCACGAACTCCATCGACCGGCAGATCGAGGAGATGGACGCGGTATGCCGTTTCGTCCAGGCCAAGCGCCGGAGCAACAAGCGCACGTACCTGTGCTTCGACGAATGGAATGTCTGGTACAAGAACCGCGAAACGGACGGAGAGGGCAAGTTCGCGCCGCACCTGGTGGAAGAGGTCTACAATCTCGAAGACGCCCTCGTCGTCGCCGGGTTCCTGAACAGCTTCGTCCGCCACGCCGACTCGGTCCGCATCGCGAACATCGCCCAGATCGTCAACGTCATCGCCCCGCTGATCACCCGGGGAGACGACCTGCTCGTTCAGTCCATCTACCACCCCTTCACCATGTACGCGGGGCGGCAGGAAGGCACGTCGATCCGGACCTTCGTGGACGGCGCGGGATACATGAGTGAAAGCTACGGGCGGGTGAATTACATCGACGCCGCGATGATCCAGAACGACCGCAAACTACATGTCTTCGTCACGAACCGCAGCACGGACACCGACGTGCCCCTGCGTATCGTGCTCGAAGACCGGCCGATCGAATCGCTGGTCAGCGCCGAGATACTCACCGGTGGCCAGGACCCGAAGGCCACCAATTCGTTCGAGCATCCCGACCTGGTCGGTAAGCAGCCCTACCGGGAAATCAAGGTCGCCGGGGGCAGGTGCCAGTGTTTCCTTCCCCCGCTGTCCTTCGCGGCGATGACCTTCGAACTCGAGAAGTGGTAG